One segment of Amycolatopsis alba DSM 44262 DNA contains the following:
- a CDS encoding deoxyribonuclease IV — MKIGAHVRDDDPLSAVAEREAEVLQFFLSDPQGWKAPKPHPHGEAIKESPVEVYIHSPYLINVASLNNRIRIPSRKNVTQHANGAAEIGAKGLVVHGGHVGSSEDVEEGLVNWRKLFEREQEKGGFAVPILIENTAGGDSAMTRDLDTIARLWDKVGEFGAGFCFDTCHAYAAGWDLTEAVKKVKAITGRIDLVHLNNSRDEFGSTRDRHANVVGGEGTIDPEVLAAVAAEAGAPVIVETPADGQAADIAYLRERIASA, encoded by the coding sequence ATGAAAATCGGTGCCCATGTCCGCGACGACGATCCCCTCTCCGCGGTCGCCGAACGCGAAGCCGAGGTCCTCCAGTTCTTCCTCTCCGATCCGCAGGGCTGGAAGGCTCCCAAACCCCACCCGCACGGCGAGGCGATCAAAGAGTCGCCGGTCGAGGTGTACATCCATTCGCCGTACCTGATCAACGTGGCGTCGCTGAACAACCGCATCCGGATCCCGTCGCGGAAGAACGTCACGCAGCACGCGAACGGCGCGGCCGAGATCGGCGCGAAAGGGCTCGTCGTGCACGGCGGCCACGTCGGTTCTTCGGAAGACGTCGAAGAAGGTCTCGTCAACTGGCGCAAGCTTTTCGAGCGTGAGCAGGAAAAGGGCGGCTTCGCCGTGCCGATCCTGATCGAGAACACCGCGGGCGGCGACAGCGCGATGACCCGCGACCTCGACACGATCGCCCGGCTCTGGGACAAGGTCGGCGAATTCGGCGCGGGTTTCTGTTTCGACACCTGCCACGCGTACGCGGCGGGCTGGGACCTGACCGAGGCGGTCAAGAAGGTCAAGGCCATCACCGGCCGGATCGATCTGGTGCACCTCAACAACTCGCGTGACGAATTCGGTTCCACGCGGGACCGGCACGCCAACGTCGTCGGCGGTGAGGGCACGATCGATCCCGAGGTGCTGGCCGCGGTCGCGGCCGAAGCGGGCGCGCCCGTGATCGTCGAGACCCCGGCCGACGGCCAGGCCGCCGACATCGCCTACCTCCGCGAGCGCATCGCCTCCGCCTGA